In Mustela nigripes isolate SB6536 chromosome 12, MUSNIG.SB6536, whole genome shotgun sequence, one DNA window encodes the following:
- the LOC132027627 gene encoding interferon-gamma-inducible GTPase 10-like: protein MSQSSSSSSTPSPAEGGDLVSSLDKLFKDFKLESKMVSQEAITLIQSDLEKGDLQRAVSAISDALRDIDNAPLNIAVIGESGAGTSSFISALLGVGQDDENAAHTGSLEINLERTKYEYKKFPNVMLWDLPSLGTTQLPLHEYLQKMKFGEYDFFIVISATCFKENDLHLTMAIRKMKKHFYFVQTKVDVDLKNLRKLKPSTFNKDEVLQRIRNYYVTQLEKANMGDTNIFLVSSLELSDFDFQCLKTTLLRELPIHKNQKHHIFMQYLSTVAEVAIDERRDSLRKKVWLEALKAGTSASSLFMGSFSDNDMEKLEESLSFYRSHFSLDDASLETTAKDFNMSVQKLKANLISPHLLSVEKDDESLDEKLLRYVEKFCPVSASPFYVEMIFCLQNYFLECVAMDAKVLLREDNFKDVVGSGPNSLLQHVRNDNGKSETPSS, encoded by the coding sequence ATGAGTCAGtcctcatcttcctcttccaCACCCTCTCCTGCAGAGGGTGGTGATTTGGTCTCCAGCCTTGACAAGCTTTTTAAGGACTTCAAACTGGAAAGTAAAATGGTCTCTCAGGAAGCCATCACATTGATTCAGTCAGACCTGGAGAAGGGGGACCTTCAGAGAGCAGTTTCTGCAATTAGTGATGCACTGAGAGACATTGACAATGCCCCTCTGAACATTGCTGTGATTGGGGAGTCTGGGGCAGGGACGTCCAGCTTCATCAGTGCCCTGCTGGGAGTTGGGCAAGATGATGAAAACGCTGCCCACACTGGGTCATTGGAGATAAACTTGGAGAGAACCAAATACGAATACAAAAAATTTCCCAATGTGATGTTATGGGACCTGCCTAGCCTGGGAACCACTCAACTTCCACTACATGAGTAtctgcagaaaatgaaatttggggaATATGATTTCTTTATTGTCATCTCTGCTACATGCTTCAAAGAGAATGATTTGCATCTGACTATGGCAATTAGGAAAATGAAGAAGCATTTCTATTTTGTCCAAACTAAAGTGGACGTTGATTTAAAGAATCTAAGAAAGTTGAAACCCAGCACATTCAATAAGGATGAAGTCCTGCAAAGGATCCGCAATTACTATGTGACTCAGTTGGAGAAAGCCAATATGGGTGACACTAACATCTTCCTAGTCTCCAGCCTTGAATTGTCTGACTTTGATTTCCAATGCCTAAAGACCACGCTTCTGAGGGAGCTTCCAATCCACAAGAACCAAAAGCACCACATCTTCATGCAATACCTGTCAACTGTTGCTGAGGTTGCCATTGATGAGAGGAGGGATTCCCTGAGAAAGAAGGTCTGGTTGGAGGCCCTGAAGGCTGGAACTTCAGCCTCCAGCCTTTTCATGGGTTCATTCAGTGATAatgatatggagaaactggaggaGAGTTTATCCTTCTACAGGTCTCATTTTAGTCTGGATGATGCATCCCTGGAAACCACAGCCAAGGACTTTAACATGTCTGTACAGAAACTCAAGGCAAACCTCATATCTCCCCATTTGCTATCAGTTGAGAAGGATGATGAGTCATTAGACGAAAAACTGTTGAGATATGTGGAAAAATTCTGCCCTGTTAGTGCCTCTCCTTTTTACGTTGAGATGATTTTCTgtttacaaaattatttccttGAGTGTGTGGCAATGGATGCTAAAGTTCTTCTTAGAGAAGACAATTTTAAGGATGTTGTGGGCTCTGGACCAAATTCCCTACTTCAGCATGTCAGGAATGATAATGGGAAAAGTGAGACACCCAGCTCCTGA